The DNA region AAGAACAACAAAAAGTACTTCCTGTCATGCAAAAgaattgaataattaaataaatgcaTACAAGAGAGAACATGCAACCATATAAAGAGGCGCATCATCCTAATTTTTCAGCCCAAAAAAATTTACAGTCATCCCTAATTCCTGAAACACAGTAGATAATTTAACCAACCAACACATTCATAATTTAAATCTCTCCAAAATAAACAAATTACCGTAGTTTCAGTCGGAGGAGAATTCAAGAGGACCTCAATTTCGAGGTTGCACTCCCCATCAACAGGTACACTATCATCAACAGTTTTGcctttctctttcataatatcaACTTCGCTGCTTATATCATCCAATCCAGAAACTCCAGCATCCTTTTCACCAAGAAAATCAATAAAAGGTCCGCAGTTTGTCTTCACATTGGAACAATTTCCATCACAAGAAATACCATTGCCCAACACCTCACACGGATCCTTCTTGCCAACAATATATGGTTCCGTCTAAATGGTTCCGTCTGAGCTTTTAATCGATCAATGGTTCCGTCTGAGCCGACCTTAATAGTATAGATCCAATGACAACCCATAGTAGATTTGTCCGGTGGCAATGGAACAAGATCCCGGTACCAGTAGAATGTAAGGCAGACATCTCCTCAGTCATAGCTTGGCGCCACCCTGGATGTGAAAAAGCTTTTGCTGTTGTTTTGGGTATAAAAACAGAAGACAAAGAGGAGGTAAAAGCATAGTGCGAAGATGATAAACGATGGTAactaagaaaattataaataggatTAGGATTACGGGTGGAACGAGTACCTTGTCTAAGAGTAATAGGAGGACTACTGCCAACTCCCGAAGAAGGATCCAAGGACGATTCAACCACGGATTCAAGAGATGAGTTATCTTGGACTGCAGGCCGTGGGCGGCGATGATAAACCTGGAGAGGTTTTGTGGGAATAGGAGGCCCATCTAACTAAGGAACATGAAGCACCTCCGTAATGGAAGGTGAAGTGATGTTAGGTGTAGAGAAAAAAGGAGTATTCTCAAGAAAAGTGACATCGGCAGACACGAAGAAATGATTAAGAGCTGGAGAATAACAATGATAACCCTTTTGAAATCGAGTGTACTCTAAGAAAACACATTTGATAGAGCGAGTAGTTAACTTGTCTTTGCCTAGGGTAAGATCATGGATTAAACAAGTACAACCAAATACTTGTAGTGGAAGAGAAAAAATGTGCTCATGAGGAAATAAAATGGAATGAGAAACTTGATTTTACAAAACAGAAGAAGACATACGATTAATTAAATAACATGCAGTCAGAATAGCCTCACCCCAAAACTTAAGGGGAACATGAGTATGGAGAAGAAGAGTGCGAGTAGTTTCAATCAAGTGACGATGTTTACGCTCAGCCACACCATTCTGTTGAGGGGTATGGGGACAAGACGACTGATGTAGAATGCCTTGGGAGGACAAGTAAGACGAAAAGGGTGCTGAAAAATACTCACGAGCATTATCACTtcgtaaaattttaattgaagttttgaattggttttgaatttcagAACAGAAAGACTTGAAATGTGCAAATAATTCAGATCTGTCCTTCATTAAATATAACCAAGTGCAACGAGAGAAGTCATCAATAAAGGTGACAAAATAACAAAAACCAGAATGAGAAGTAACACGATTAGGTCCCCATACATCAGAATGAATAACAGAAAAGGGAGACGTAGCTCGTGTATTGACACAACTTGAAAAAGAACTACGAACATGTTTACCTAAATGACAAGTTTGACACTCTAAGGTAGTAAGACGAGATAAACTCGGGACCATAGCTTGTAACTTCAGAGGCTGGGATGTCCTAGGCAACAATGGACCACGTCCGGAGACTCAACAGCAGCAACAGAAGACACAGTAGTAGTGGGTAGGGCAAGCCGATACAGTCCTTGAGACTCACATCCTGTACCAATCGTTTGTCCCGTCCCTCGATCCTGCACAATGACGGAGTCAGCAAAAAAGGTAATAGAACAATTAAGAGAACGAGTAAGTTGGctaataaaaatcaaattgaaaGGACAATTGGGCATGTAAAGAACAGGTTTTAAAGGTAATGTAGGAAGAGGAGTAGCTTGACCTATTCCCTTAGCACCAATTTAGAACCATCAGCCAAAGTGATAGAAGGAAGAAATGCATGGTGTTCAAGTTTAGAAAGGACAGAAGAAGTACCAGAGATGTGATCAGAAGCACCTGAGTCAAGGACCCAAGGTCCAAGAGAAGAGGAATGAGAGATATAAGCAACAGAATTACCAGAGTGGGCCACCGAAGCAATGGGAGTAGATGCCTGCTTTGAAGCTTGGTACTTGAGAAACTCATCATAATCATTGCTAGAGACAAATATCCCGTGTGGTTGTGCGGCAGAGTGAACGTCAGATGGCTCATTAGTTTGGACAACATTAGCTACCTTGGTAGGACGACCATGGAGAGCATAGCATTTATCCTGAGTATGACCAATCTTATGGCAATAGGTACAACTAAGGCGAGTACGATTACCACGACCATTACCACGACCCCCACGGCCGTCGCGAGTGGGCACTTGAAAGGACACTTGAGAAGAAGATTGGGATGCTAATGCAGTTTGGTCGAAAGTATGGTTCTCAAGAGAGGGGCCGGATTGCAAGAGTCGTGCAAATACGTCCTCAAGGGAAGGAACGGGTGAGGTGCCCAATATTTGTTGCCGAAGAGATTCAAGTTCAGCTGGCAACCCAAGTAACGTAAGTATCAAAAATAACTTTCCCTGTTGAGCATGATGGTTATTAGCATTAAACACATAGGGAAGGAGAGTCGAAAACTCTTCCTTGACAGCTTCCACAGCCCCAACATAAGATTTCATATCAGTTCCTTGAAGCTGTAAACTACATAACTTCTTAGCAACATGGTAAAGTCTTGCAAGTTTTGTAAGCTCAAAACATAGTCAGCTTTGGTGGATCAATGGTCTGCCACATAAGGTTACATAGCTGGGCATCAATCTTCTTCCAAGTGGTTTTGTCAGCAGCGCGAACATCATCAACAGATTTAGTAAGGTGGTCTTCATAGCCTTGGCCCATGAACCAAAGTTCCACAGAATCAGCCCAAGAAAGGTAATTTTTGGCACACATCAATTTTTCAGAGGTCATTGTAGCAGTTCCAAAAACAACAGATGTTAGAACAACCGATTTGTCACCATTGGAGTTGGTGTCGGGGGTTACCTCAGAAGACATGATGGCAGACACTCAGAAACGGCCGaaaaacacctgcagaagggAAACGAGGACCGGAAAAAGCCTGGGCAGTAGAGCATGACGTTCACGCGTGTCTGGAGCGGAGGCGCGTGAGGACCACGTACAGGAAAAGGGGCGGCGCGTGTCGGCGCGTGCGACGGTTGACGGCAGTAAAATTTTGGGGACAGGCCGAACTTGGCTTTCCGGTTCTGATTCTGGGGTTGTTTCGGAGTGGGTCTGATGTTTGACAAGGTTTTGGCCGGAAAAATGGTTTTTGACGAAGAGACACAGCTGATAGTGTCAGCTGGTGGGAAAAGGGAACACGGCTAAGAGATTACAgccggaaaagaagaaaaacaaatagaaacCAGAGCCAGGTCGGAACCCGCCGCTCTGATACCAACTTGAAATACACGAATGAAGTGAGACAAGGATTGTGTTTTGGATGAATTCCTTAAGAGAATCATCTCTCagtgtcaatatatatatatatatatatatataggtacaGAAATAAAATTCCTTAATACTAGGAGATACAACAGAATCAGATATCTAAAAATAGAAACTATATCAAAACAGAATAACTTATATAAAGCCTATATCTCTCAGAATAACTTATATATAGCCTATATCTCTAATCTGATATTCAACAATAGTGATATATAATTAAGCAAATCGAAGCTGACATAGTCCAAAACACAACCGCCGAAAATATTCTTTTGCTTTGCAATGGATACAGGCCACCACAACTCCATACACCTGATGATCCGCTCACTAGAAGG from Arachis hypogaea cultivar Tifrunner chromosome 10, arahy.Tifrunner.gnm2.J5K5, whole genome shotgun sequence includes:
- the LOC140175447 gene encoding uncharacterized protein; its protein translation is MKSYVGAVEAVKEEFSTLLPYVFNANNHHAQQGKLFLILTLLGLPAELESLRQQILGTSPVPSLEDVFARLLQSGPSLENHTFDQTALASQSSSQVSFQVPTRDGRGGRGNGRGNRTRLSCTYCHKIGHTQDKCYALHGRPTKVANVVQTNEPSDVHSAAQPHGIFVSSNDYDEFLKYQASKQASTPIASVAHSGNSVAYISHSSSLGPWVLDSGASDHISGTSSVLSKLEHHAFLPSITLADGSKLVLRE